From Patescibacteria group bacterium, a single genomic window includes:
- a CDS encoding glycosyltransferase family A protein, whose translation MNPLISVIIPVYNHAHTIKKCISDILAQTYQPIEIIIVNDGSTDNFQQAISDLKNSDIKIFSQENKGAPSARNLGFAQSKGEYVIFWDADTIARPDMLEKMYKALRDNSETSCAYSKFKFGWKTMQSHEFDPGLLKKLNYIDVTSLVRRSALTDLRPSAGPWDESIKRFQDWDLWLSLLEKNKTGVFVPEVLYKKVVGNRKGISAWLPSFMYNLPWKIKKVADYEEAKAIVLKKHGLQ comes from the coding sequence ATGAATCCGTTAATTAGTGTCATAATTCCGGTTTACAATCACGCGCATACCATTAAAAAATGTATTAGCGATATTTTAGCGCAAACTTATCAACCAATTGAAATTATAATCGTCAATGACGGCAGTACGGATAATTTCCAGCAAGCGATTTCGGATTTAAAAAATTCTGACATTAAAATTTTCAGCCAAGAAAATAAAGGCGCCCCGTCGGCCCGCAATCTAGGTTTTGCGCAGTCAAAAGGGGAGTATGTGATTTTTTGGGACGCGGATACGATTGCACGGCCCGATATGCTGGAAAAAATGTATAAGGCCTTGCGAGATAATTCCGAGACCAGTTGTGCCTATTCAAAATTTAAATTCGGTTGGAAGACAATGCAAAGCCATGAATTTGACCCCGGATTATTAAAAAAATTAAATTACATTGATGTAACCTCTTTGGTACGTCGCAGTGCATTAACTGATTTGAGGCCAAGCGCCGGTCCGTGGGATGAATCAATAAAAAGATTTCAGGATTGGGACCTCTGGCTGTCGCTTTTAGAAAAAAATAAAACCGGCGTTTTTGTGCCGGAGGTTTTGTATAAAAAAGTGGTTGGCAACAGAAAAGGCATCAGCGCCTGGCTGCCGAGTTTTATGTATAATTTACCGTGGAAGATTAAGAAAGTTGCGGATTATGAAGAGGCGAAGGCAATTGTTTTGAAGAAGCATGGGCTACAATAA
- a CDS encoding glycosyltransferase family 4 protein, translated as MKTLIITLEYPPQIGGIASYTYNLAKNLPATETVVYAPKIMGGNEFDLKNKWKTVREKPYFKFFWPKWLKLYFQIKKIVKTEKIEQIYVHHALPVGYVAYWLNKKMKIPYTIFFHGTDLEMATKVPGKKKKLKMVCQRAEKIIVNSIFLQDKFKSKFEDLNKDVRVIYPCPGEAFFGKVSENEIKKLKSQLALEGKSVILTVSRIAEGKGFPHMARLLPQILEKIPNLVWLIVGDGPKKDEIMKLIQKNYLHNITRFIGAVPYNELPRYYQLADLLVLLTHPDESVEEGWGTVFVESAACGVPVVAGRVGGVGEVVEDLVTGLVVDVYQEASVIAAISDLLREKEYAKKMGAAGRERALKEFTWQQQFKKLL; from the coding sequence ATGAAAACATTAATTATCACGCTTGAATATCCGCCGCAAATCGGCGGGATTGCCTCCTATACGTATAACCTGGCCAAAAATTTACCGGCAACAGAGACAGTGGTGTATGCGCCAAAAATAATGGGCGGTAATGAATTTGACTTAAAAAATAAATGGAAAACGGTTAGGGAGAAGCCATATTTTAAATTTTTCTGGCCCAAGTGGCTGAAATTGTATTTCCAAATCAAAAAAATTGTCAAAACGGAAAAAATTGAGCAGATTTATGTGCACCACGCTTTGCCGGTGGGCTATGTAGCTTACTGGTTAAATAAAAAAATGAAAATCCCGTATACAATTTTTTTCCACGGCACTGATCTGGAAATGGCCACCAAGGTTCCGGGAAAGAAAAAGAAACTTAAAATGGTTTGCCAAAGAGCCGAAAAAATAATTGTCAACAGTATTTTTTTGCAGGATAAATTTAAATCCAAGTTTGAAGATTTAAATAAGGATGTACGCGTAATTTATCCCTGTCCGGGCGAGGCGTTTTTTGGCAAAGTTTCGGAAAATGAAATCAAAAAATTAAAATCCCAGCTGGCCTTGGAAGGGAAGAGTGTAATTTTGACCGTCTCCAGAATTGCCGAGGGCAAGGGTTTTCCGCATATGGCGCGCTTGTTGCCGCAGATTTTGGAAAAAATACCAAACTTGGTTTGGTTGATTGTCGGAGACGGGCCGAAGAAAGACGAAATTATGAAATTAATTCAAAAAAATTATCTGCACAACATCACCCGGTTTATCGGCGCGGTGCCGTATAACGAATTGCCGAGATATTATCAGCTGGCTGATTTGCTGGTGTTACTCACGCATCCGGATGAATCAGTGGAAGAGGGCTGGGGGACAGTGTTTGTGGAAAGCGCTGCCTGCGGTGTGCCGGTAGTGGCCGGCCGAGTTGGCGGCGTGGGAGAAGTGGTGGAAGATTTGGTCACCGGATTGGTGGTGGATGTTTATCAGGAAGCAAGCGTGATAGCGGCGATTTCTGATTTGCTTCGCGAAAAAGAATACGCCAAAAAAATGGGTGCGGCCGGCCGGGAAAGGGCATTGAAAGAATTCACCTGGCAGCAGCAGTTTAAAAAATTGCTATAA